The following are encoded together in the Peromyscus leucopus breed LL Stock chromosome 1, UCI_PerLeu_2.1, whole genome shotgun sequence genome:
- the Mrgprg gene encoding mas-related G-protein coupled receptor member G isoform X2, with protein MQGHTQCLATQLPRTFLCRGLPDHPRKPARMFSIFNIWGTFNSVLFYLSLLVSLAGLGGNALLLWHLGLHIKKGPFNIYLLHLAAADFLFLACQVGFSIAEIALGYEDTLHFPIIFLWFAVGLWLLAAFAVDCCLAYMFPSYCSPSCRPRYTSAVLCLLIWALTMPAVLLPANACGLLYKGMSFLVCLSYHWASVVWLVVLAVMACGASKILLICGNCCSGQPLPKFCKVAQCSGILLFFCRLPMVVYWSLRPVIKFLLPFFLPLATLLACIDSSAKPLLYYMKGRQLRKKEPLQVVLNRALGEESPSSLGGLSLPMRQV; from the exons ATGCAGGGACACACTCAGTGCTTGGCCACCCAGCTCCCCAGAACCTTCCTCTGCCG GGGCCTCCCAGATCACCCACGGAAGCCAGCCAGGATGTTCTCCATATTCAACATCTGGGGCACGTTCAACAGTGTActcttctacctcagcctccttgtCAGCCTGGCAGGGCTGGGGGGCAACGCTCTGCTGCTCTGGCACCTTGGTCTGCACATCAAGAAGGGCCCCTTCAACATCTACCTGCTGCACCTGGCCGCTGCCGACTTCCTCTTCCTCGCCTGCCAGGTGGGCTTCTCTATTGCCGAGATCGCCCTGGGCTACGAGGACACACTCCACTTCCCGATCATCTTCTTGTGGTTTGCTGTGGGGctctggctgctggctgccttcGCTGTGGACTGCTGCCTCGCCTACATGTTTCCCTCCTATTGCAGCCCCAGCTGCCGCCCCAGGTACACCTCAGCCGTGCTCTGTCTCCTGATCTGGGCACTGACCATGCCGGCTGTGCTCCTGCCGGCCAATGCCTGTGGACTGCTATACAAGGGGATGAGCTTCCTGGTCTGCCTCAGTTACCACTGGGCCAGTGTGGTCTGGCTCGTGGTGCTGGCGGTCATGGCCTGTGGGGCGAGCAAGATCCTCTTGATCTGTGGGAACTGCTGCTCTGGGCAGCCACTCCCCAAGTTCTGCAAAGTGGCCCAGTGCTCCGGGATCCTGCTGTTCTTCTGCCGCCTGCCCATGGTGGTCTACTGGAGCCTGCGGCCGGTCATAAAATTCCTGCTCCCCTTCTTCTTGCCATTGGCCACCCTCTTAGCCTGCATCGACAGCAGCGCAAAGCCCCTCTTGTACTACATGAAGGGCCGGCAGCTCAGGAAGAAGGAGCCGCTGCAGGTAGTTCTAAACAGGGCTTTAGGGGAGGAGTCCCCGTCAAGCCTTGGGGGACTATCCCTGCCTATGAGGCAAGTGTAG
- the Mrgprg gene encoding mas-related G-protein coupled receptor member G isoform X3: MFSIFNIWGTFNSVLFYLSLLVSLAGLGGNALLLWHLGLHIKKGPFNIYLLHLAAADFLFLACQVGFSIAEIALGYEDTLHFPIIFLWFAVGLWLLAAFAVDCCLAYMFPSYCSPSCRPRYTSAVLCLLIWALTMPAVLLPANACGLLYKGMSFLVCLSYHWASVVWLVVLAVMACGASKILLICGNCCSGQPLPKFCKVAQCSGILLFFCRLPMVVYWSLRPVIKFLLPFFLPLATLLACIDSSAKPLLYYMKGRQLRKKEPLQVVLNRALGEESPSSLGGLSLPMRQV, from the coding sequence ATGTTCTCCATATTCAACATCTGGGGCACGTTCAACAGTGTActcttctacctcagcctccttgtCAGCCTGGCAGGGCTGGGGGGCAACGCTCTGCTGCTCTGGCACCTTGGTCTGCACATCAAGAAGGGCCCCTTCAACATCTACCTGCTGCACCTGGCCGCTGCCGACTTCCTCTTCCTCGCCTGCCAGGTGGGCTTCTCTATTGCCGAGATCGCCCTGGGCTACGAGGACACACTCCACTTCCCGATCATCTTCTTGTGGTTTGCTGTGGGGctctggctgctggctgccttcGCTGTGGACTGCTGCCTCGCCTACATGTTTCCCTCCTATTGCAGCCCCAGCTGCCGCCCCAGGTACACCTCAGCCGTGCTCTGTCTCCTGATCTGGGCACTGACCATGCCGGCTGTGCTCCTGCCGGCCAATGCCTGTGGACTGCTATACAAGGGGATGAGCTTCCTGGTCTGCCTCAGTTACCACTGGGCCAGTGTGGTCTGGCTCGTGGTGCTGGCGGTCATGGCCTGTGGGGCGAGCAAGATCCTCTTGATCTGTGGGAACTGCTGCTCTGGGCAGCCACTCCCCAAGTTCTGCAAAGTGGCCCAGTGCTCCGGGATCCTGCTGTTCTTCTGCCGCCTGCCCATGGTGGTCTACTGGAGCCTGCGGCCGGTCATAAAATTCCTGCTCCCCTTCTTCTTGCCATTGGCCACCCTCTTAGCCTGCATCGACAGCAGCGCAAAGCCCCTCTTGTACTACATGAAGGGCCGGCAGCTCAGGAAGAAGGAGCCGCTGCAGGTAGTTCTAAACAGGGCTTTAGGGGAGGAGTCCCCGTCAAGCCTTGGGGGACTATCCCTGCCTATGAGGCAAGTGTAG
- the Mrgprg gene encoding mas-related G-protein coupled receptor member G isoform X1: MTLSSVPDAGTHSVLGHPAPQNLPLPGTGRSQPQRTGGDLGARRRSRQQVWAERAGDSHCQQAISRGLPDHPRKPARMFSIFNIWGTFNSVLFYLSLLVSLAGLGGNALLLWHLGLHIKKGPFNIYLLHLAAADFLFLACQVGFSIAEIALGYEDTLHFPIIFLWFAVGLWLLAAFAVDCCLAYMFPSYCSPSCRPRYTSAVLCLLIWALTMPAVLLPANACGLLYKGMSFLVCLSYHWASVVWLVVLAVMACGASKILLICGNCCSGQPLPKFCKVAQCSGILLFFCRLPMVVYWSLRPVIKFLLPFFLPLATLLACIDSSAKPLLYYMKGRQLRKKEPLQVVLNRALGEESPSSLGGLSLPMRQV; the protein is encoded by the exons ATGACACTGTCTTCTGTCCCAGATGCAGGGACACACTCAGTGCTTGGCCACCCAGCTCCCCAGAACCTTCCTCTGCCG GGAACTGGCAGGAGCCAGCCCCAGAGGACAGGAGGGGATTTAGGGGCCAGAAGGCGCTCAAGACAACAAGTGTGGGCTGAGCGAGCTGGGGACAGCCACTGTCAGCAGGCGATCAGCAG GGGCCTCCCAGATCACCCACGGAAGCCAGCCAGGATGTTCTCCATATTCAACATCTGGGGCACGTTCAACAGTGTActcttctacctcagcctccttgtCAGCCTGGCAGGGCTGGGGGGCAACGCTCTGCTGCTCTGGCACCTTGGTCTGCACATCAAGAAGGGCCCCTTCAACATCTACCTGCTGCACCTGGCCGCTGCCGACTTCCTCTTCCTCGCCTGCCAGGTGGGCTTCTCTATTGCCGAGATCGCCCTGGGCTACGAGGACACACTCCACTTCCCGATCATCTTCTTGTGGTTTGCTGTGGGGctctggctgctggctgccttcGCTGTGGACTGCTGCCTCGCCTACATGTTTCCCTCCTATTGCAGCCCCAGCTGCCGCCCCAGGTACACCTCAGCCGTGCTCTGTCTCCTGATCTGGGCACTGACCATGCCGGCTGTGCTCCTGCCGGCCAATGCCTGTGGACTGCTATACAAGGGGATGAGCTTCCTGGTCTGCCTCAGTTACCACTGGGCCAGTGTGGTCTGGCTCGTGGTGCTGGCGGTCATGGCCTGTGGGGCGAGCAAGATCCTCTTGATCTGTGGGAACTGCTGCTCTGGGCAGCCACTCCCCAAGTTCTGCAAAGTGGCCCAGTGCTCCGGGATCCTGCTGTTCTTCTGCCGCCTGCCCATGGTGGTCTACTGGAGCCTGCGGCCGGTCATAAAATTCCTGCTCCCCTTCTTCTTGCCATTGGCCACCCTCTTAGCCTGCATCGACAGCAGCGCAAAGCCCCTCTTGTACTACATGAAGGGCCGGCAGCTCAGGAAGAAGGAGCCGCTGCAGGTAGTTCTAAACAGGGCTTTAGGGGAGGAGTCCCCGTCAAGCCTTGGGGGACTATCCCTGCCTATGAGGCAAGTGTAG